From the Colletotrichum lupini chromosome 10, complete sequence genome, one window contains:
- a CDS encoding interferon-induced GTP-binding protein Mx1, which yields MAGNHNDGNPARVWLRDDACMRTIDRLCNLGVADLIPLPQVVVIGNPSSGKSSVLECMTGLAFPRGPEICTRYATQITCRRDAYESVQISIIPSQDSNEDRKERLKKFGFSGKKNDLELADVFMKANEAMELRGINDGDASKLPIFAEDILKIEINSPDQYHLTIIDVPGIFRTPTKGLTTNNDIAIVRNIVNRYIKDQRTIILAVIPCNVDASTQEALTLAKEVDPEGLRTIGVLTKPDLATERVTQQIVCELIEGKRHPLRLGYCVVKNQSDDEGASTKTDRNSSEKEFFSARPWSRIKSTFRVGVSGLGIRLRDLLGDLFKKDHTNIEANIHRRLNNTETLLSRLGSSRSRADAQRRYLANIASGFQEVCVRARDGNYSGMGMFQYDVHFRLITCVVNLNEAFNKEEVGPVPGFKVPMDEQSTRYLGDILKHMNFKCPKPVEGLLLGRIEFLFHRSRTAEIGSFPGSLLAQTFKEQTQRWAPLVLKHVSQVIVVIHKFIRITLQRKCEGDSNTFEMLHDHLLLPKLRAAYQRALDHAQFLLEVELSGQPYTMNHYFDSNLQVSQATRLQQAINKAIGPESVRNVDGATARNPSTNASPASGENTLGANNNNGSPFDFTSQQEDGSSGAAGWWVPKSMLSKLTTDRSNAEQVREDIHDALRSYYMVARRRFVDVVLQQVIFHFLLDSKTSPLKIFTPDLVMSLDDTQLKMIAGESAATRDKRKVLTQNILNMKLALQELENTK from the exons ATGGCAGGCAACCACAACGACGGCAACCCTGCCCGTGTGTGGCTCCGCGACGATGCCTGCATGCGAACCATTGACAGACTCTGCAATCTCGGCGTCGCCGACCTTATTCCACTACCGCAAGTTGTCGTGATAGGTAACCCGTCTTCGGGTAAGAGTTCTGTCCTGGAGTGTATGACGGGTTTGGCCTTCCCCCGCGGTCCTGAGATCTGCACCCGTTACGCGACACAAATCACTTGTCGCCGCGATGCCTACGAGAGCGTTCAGATCTCTATTATTCCGAGCCAGGATTCCAACGAGGATCGGAAGGAGCGACTGAAGAAGTTTGGGTTCTCTGGCAAGAAGAACGACCTAGAGTTGGCGGATGTCTTTATGAAG GCGAACGAAGCCATGGAACTTCGCGGTATCAACGATGGGGATGCTTCAAAGCTACCGATCTTTGCTGAAGACATTCTGAAGATTGAGATCAACAGCCCGGAC CAATATCACTTGACCATCATTGATGTCCCGGGTATTTTCCGCACGCCTACAAAGGGCCTGACCACCAACAATGACATTGCTATCGTCAGAAACATAGTCAACAGATACATCAAAGATCAGCGTACCATCATTCTGGCAGTCATCCCTTGCAATGTCGACGCATCAACCCAGGAGGCTCTCACTCTTGCCAAAGAAGTCGACCCAGAGGGGCTTCGAACTATAGGTGTTCTCACCAAGCCCGACCTTGCCACCGAGCGCGTCACTCAGCAGATCGTATGCGAACTTATTGAGGGCAAACGCCATCCCCTCCGCCTCGGATACTGTGTGGTGAAGAATCAGAGTGACGACGAAGGAGCCTCAACGAAGACAGATCGAAACTCATCGGAGAAGGAGTTCTTTTCTGCTCGTCCGTGGAGCAGGATCAAATCGACATTTCGGGTTGGTGTTAGCGGCCTCGGTATCCGTCTGCGAGACTTGCTTGGCGACCTTTTCAAGAAGGATCATACGAACATCGAGGCCAATATACATCGTAGACTCAATAACACTGAAACTTTGCTCAGTCGCCTAGGTTCTTCACGATCTCGAGCAGATGCTCAGCGACGATACCTTGCCAATATTGCATCAGGTTTCCAAGAGGTTTGTGTTCGAGCTCGGGACGGAAATTACAGCGGAATGGGCATGTTCCAATACGACGTACACTTTCGACTCATCACATGCGTCGTCAATCTGAATGAGGCATTCAATAAG GAGGAGGTCGGTCCTGTTCCTGGATTCAAAGTGCCTATGGACGAGCAGTCAACTCGTTATCTCGGCGATATCCTGAAGCACATGAATTTCAAATGCCCCAAGCCAGTAGAAGGCTTACTTTTGGGCCGTATTGAATTTCTCTTTCATCGATCTCGCACTGCCGAGATTGGCTCC TTTCCAGGCTCATTGCTAGCACAGACCTTCAAGGAGCAGACCCAGAGGTGGGCGCCCCTGGTTTTGAAGCATGTTAGTCAGGTTATCGTGGTCATTCACAAGTTCATTCGCATAACACTGCAACGCAAATGTGAAGGCGACAGCAACACTTTTGAGATGTTGCATGACCATCTTCTGTTGCCGAAGCTCCGTGCAGCTTATCAGCGAGCTTTGGATCATGCTCAGTTCCTCCTTGAAGTCGAGCTTAGTGGACAGCCCTACACCATGAACCACTACTTTGACAGCAATCTTCAAGTTTCACAGGCCACCAGACTTCAGCAAGCGATCAACAAGGCCATTGGCCCGGAGAGCGTCCGAAACGTCGATGGGGCTACTGCACGCAACCCGAGCACGAACGCAAGTCCTGCTTCCGGGGAAAACACGCTGGGGGCGAACAACAACAACGGAAGCCCCTTCGATTTTACGTCTCAGCAAGAAGACGGGTCTTCCGGAGCTGCAGGCTGGTGGGTGCCAAAGTCAATGCTCTCCAAGCTAACAACCGATCGTTCCAACGCTGAGCAGGTCAGAGAGGATATCCACGACGCCCTCCGTAGCTACTACATGGTCGCTCGGAGGCGATTCGTTGATGTTGTGCTGCAGCAGGTCATATTTCACTTCTTGCTCGATTCCAAGACCAGCCCTCTCAAGATCTTCACACCTGACCTGGTCATGAGCCTGGATGACACGCAGCTCAAGATGATTGCCGGAGAGAGCGCAGCGACGCGGGATAAACGCAAGGTTCTCACTCAAAACATTTTGAACATGAAGCTCGCGCTGCAGGAACTGGAAAATACCAAGTAA
- a CDS encoding GRAM domain-containing protein → MEICILGLRTAQRLSRITGGGRQSYNAAVTWFMGGSGLLCMEAGQIDGPRFPILKDSRPLVIMESCRQAGRKKQSAVMPVPHPFQAKEEGGRRNPPGPGTCLASSDDDALRGKRAPAWWFLPWPELKLTTWVWGVRREPLSFGANRNQGSNQNLDLLPSRVFHLHLPFGSFGSGTVSREIANFPIFRETHKQETTLNGAPSVSHKLGKRHNTRGFLQIPSTPLPRIAPPYGSSPSLSCLLDLNFHPANSLHPRTMIIEITRTLARETMDTANESGGALSKLLPKSIAAKRRRRKQEAQEDEAAAATAALLIGVKGEEVTALAVTPPALRDDAASHLSNRRDSGSYVHDTDSFGLEKDGSTGFPDYDYGHYPEHGHAAHDADDASTEEATSMLSLDEPDIDDLQPRLFAWRIPPISAGTTRNGAVSLFSHWSGGFWDWETSRVGEEGGADALSSPLSVLRGPWVSAPPHPLSAAIARVRTNGVRVVHVSPDHLLLFRLSIAISTHPSQIGYLTTSSPIVQATHLPEPQPQILDDQLSQIASARSTLSSAKRTQSVESSTDSSLRSKRSFTSLVPPKKNTTRSPSPVGRLKGVFTKSKKTPSAATSPDRSLGGDETPDHDRDTRRTRDRGRATASTSDLTTTTKPFLDNSTPPHPNATSDADASRVKQSTTHSPERRRSRASTNTSRIDTSFVPQTPPNADKTPVIVNTPPTPTDHNAPYAQSPPPAPAPQPAPEVSVTASGNTNGGSATGTMLAHRRGRSGSGSIGPSKLSNITLAPLTPTPENGTASNPGTPSGGSGFFSSVFSAAQNAATSLTSTIQNTGIGPTPPKNKNVAKPPDIKIDEQPEVEPPPPSATGSTMEKEPAVKTIGSGELSLSQLGITDTASNAGTPITAKFPESDARARSESAPTDAAYAAATRDLGVDDGRNAARPQSLYDPGSAGDRTPPQGSIHEDKISGVQRSGSIRSAIGRHRKRGSSAVSGGTATTIGAAIAAANASLAHPQANASVPKLTGFAVASKKRNRDFHGFFKSVPDDDYLIEDYSCALQREILAHGRLYVSEGHLCFSSNILGWSTTLVMSFDEIVSVEKRSTALVFKNGLMITTLHAKHIFASFTSRDSTYDLIVNIWKLGHPTLQSSLNGVQLEGTGGDKTEKVDANSAVVADVDDGSLSGTDEESDSGDDDDVYDEDDDAEDLQDVTQLSEVNAEPEGGKTVSRKVSGAGANGAVADVVKEAVGAAPGGNDFPGPATHAPTDCGDSDTHYDRVVGDDVIPAPLGKVYNLLFGPASVTWMTKWLTVEAKCTELTMEDKKGLTLDNKSRYFTYIKPLNGAIGPKQTKCLVTETLDHLDFEKAINFSVTTQTPDVPNGNIFSVKTKYCLTWADNNSTRVQSNCTIEWTGKSPIEKGANDGQTQYCKDLFASLKSAVSTKARAGGAGAGSGPKGKKKSKKSKAAGSTTDAEDEQVRPRHVPKTNWGPLEPVRGILEPILDIAKPLLTGNMMYGLLVGLLVATWFGFGLPGRQASGDMRMYGFPDRLAAYDEMWRREESELWEWLEERVGLERLHEGSLPIRKRAMEPSTVEERVREDRMDEREIEEAIKVTEEKLKVLKGVMDKKKPTSVRTLNRPFDDGDRCETVAWSIIFSQFLDRDSRDKGCFIFALSLKGRHREPLPAPELWNTPNKRVGSTYPRRDASSWPLYVQKPRFVLTLLSNRTGRHASIHLPPFEQQVLAYLDLVLFCHFTNLEDAACLYRTRQHYPSASANYPTLSRVYSSYPHVFVYYSITLILHYSRSLIS, encoded by the exons ATGGAGATTTGCATTTTGGGATTGCGCA CAGCGCAGCGTCTTTCCCGGATCACGGGTGGCGGGCGTCAATCATATAATGCAGCAGTAACATGGTTTATGGGTGGCTCAGGTCTACTGTGTATGGAGGCTGGCCAGATTGACGGCCCCAGATTCCCGATTCTGAAGGATTCCAGGCCGCTCGTAATAATGGAGAGCTGTCGGCAAGCGGGCAGAAAGAAGCAATCGGCTGTTATGCCC GTACCCCATCCGTTTCAAGCCAAGGAGGAAGGAGGAAGGAGGAACCCGCCTGGCCCAGGAACTTGCCTCGCCTCCAGTGACGATGACGCTCTTCGTGGAAAGAGAGCTCCGGCTTGGTGGTTCTTGCCTTGGCCAGAGTTGAAACTGACGACCTGGGTTTGGGGAGTGCGACGGGAACCTCTTTCCTTTGGTGCGAATAGAAATCAAGGTAGCAACCAGAACCTGGACCTCCTTCCTTCTCGGGTTTTCCATCTTCATCTTCCTTTTGGGTCCTTCGGCTCCGGCACCGTCTCCAGAGAAATTGCAAACTTTCCCATTTTCCGTGAA ACTCACAAACAAGAAACAACATTAAACGGGGCCCCGTCTGTATCGCATAAACTCGGAAAACGACACAACACCCGCGGCTTC CTACAGATACCGTCTACACCCCTACCTCGCATCGCACCTCCCTACGGGTCCTCTCCAAGCTTGTCTTGCCTTCTCGACCTTAATTTCCATCCTGCCAATTCCCTGCACCCGCGGACCATGATCATC GAAATCACCAGAACCCTGGCCCGAGAAACCATGGACACCGCCAATGAAAGCGGAGGAGCTCTGAGCAAGCTGCTACCAAAGTCAATCGCTGCCAAGCGCCGCCGCAGAAAACAAGAAGCCCAAGAAGATGAAGCCGCTGCCGCCACGGCCGCTTTGTTGATAGGGGTCAAGGGGGAAGAAGTTACCGCTCTTGCTGTTACGCCTCCAGCACTCAGAGACGACGCTGCCAGCCATCTATCCAACAGACGCGACAGCGGCTCTTACGTTCATGACACGGACAGCTTTGGATTGGAAAAAGACGGCTCGACAGGGTTTCCCGACTACGACTACGGCCACTACCCCGAGCACGGCCACGCCGCCCACGACGCGGACGATGCCAGCACCGAGGAAGCCACAAGCATGCTGTCGCTGGACGAACCTGATATTGACGATCTTCA GCCACGTCTTTTCGCGTGGCGCATTCCCCCCATC TCTGCTGGCACAACCCGCAACGGCGCCGTCTCTCTTTT TTCTCACTGGTCCGGGGGGTTCTGGGACTGGGAGACTAGCAGAGTCGGAGAGGAGGGGGGGGCTGATGCGCTCTCCTCTCCTCTCTCTGTGCTCCGTGGCCCATGGGTCTCAGCTCCCCCTCATCCACTCTCTGCGGCAATCGCC CGAGTGCGAACAAACGGGGTCAGGGTCGTCCATGTCTCCCCCGACCACCTCCTACTGTTTCGTCTCTCCAT TGCCATATCGACACATCCTTCGCAAATAGGTTACTTGACTACTTCTTCCCCTATCGTTCAGGCAACTCATTTGCCTGAACCCCAACCACAGATACTGGACGACCAACTCTCCCAGATCGCCTCGGCGCGATCCACTCTCTCCTCTGCCAAGCGGACGCAATCCGTCGAGTCGTCGACAGATTCTTCTTTGCGCTCCAAACGCAGTTTCACAAGTCTCGTGCCACCAAAGAAAAACACCACGAGATCGCCGTCCCCCGTTGGCCGTCTCAAAGGTGTTTTTACAAAGTCAAAAAAGACTCCCAGTGCCGCCACAAGCCCCGACCGGTCCCTGGGCGGTGACGAAACCCCCGACCACGACCGAGACACGCGGAGAACAAGAGACCGAGGCAGAGCCACTGCTTCCACCTCTGACCTCACCACAACCACAAAGCCGTTTCTAGACAATTCGACCCCGCCACACCCGAATGCGACGAGCGACGCAGATGCATCTCGCGTAAAACAATCAACAACGCATTCACCTGAGCGACGTCGCTCCAGGGCCTCCACAAACACATCTCGAATCGACACCTCCTTCGTACCTCAAACCCCGCCCAACGCCGACAAGACGCCCGTCATCGTCAACACCCCTCCGACACCGACCGACCACAACGCACCCTACGCTCAATCTCCTCCGCCGGCCCCAGCTCCGCAGCCCGCTCCCGAAGTTTCTGTCACTGCCTCAGGCAACACGAATGGTGGTTCTGCCACGGGTACTATGCTTGCTCACCGCAGGGGTAGATCAGGATCTGGAAGTATAGGGCCTAGCAAACTGTCCAACATAACCCTCGCGCCTTTGACGCCCACCCCCGAGAACGGGACCGCAAGCAACCCAGGAACTCCATCCGGCGGAAGCGGCTTCTTTTCATCCGTCTTTTCGGCTGCGCAAAACGCCGCGACCTCGCTCACAAGTACCATTCAGAATACCGGCATAGGACCGACCCCTCCCAAGAACAAGAACGTAGCTAAACCCCCCGATATCAAGATCGACGAGCAGCCCGAGGTCGAGCCGCCACCTCCATCCGCAACAGGCTCGACCATGGAGAAAGAGCCAGCAGTCAAGACCATTGGGTCGGGCGAGCTCAGCCTCAGTCAATTAGGTATAACGGACACAGCCAGCAATGCAGGAACGCCCATTACAGCAAAATTCCCCGAATCGGACGCACGAGCTAGAAGCGAGTCAGCCCCGACAGACGCTGCCTATGCCGCTGCCACGCGCGACCTCGGAGTAGACGACGGCCGAAACGCGGCGAGACCCCAATCACTGTACGATCCAGGAAGTGCCGGGGACCGAACCCCTCCACAAGGCAGCATACACGAAGACAAGATTTCGGGAGTCCAACGAAGTGGAAGTATTCGAAGCGCCATTGGACGCCATCGCAAGCGAGGAAGCTCAGCTGTGTCGGGAGGTACGGCTACTACTATTGGCGCTGCCATTGCTGCGGCTAACGCGTCTCTTGCTCACCCTCAAGCCAACGCGAGCGTACCGAAACTTACGGGATTCGCGGTTGCGAGCAAGAAGCGCAATCGAGATTTCCATGGATTTTTCAAGAGCGTGCCCGACGACGATTACCTCATCGAAGACTACAGCTGTGCGTTGCAGCGCGAGATCCTGGCGCACGGCCGCCTGTACGTATCCGAAGGCCACTTGTGCTTTAGCAGCAACATCCTCGGCTGGTCGACCACGCTTGTCATGAGCTTTGACGAAATAGTAAGCGTTGAGAAGCGCAGCACGGCCCTGGTTTTCAAGAACGGACTCATGATCACGACCCTACATGCCAAGCATATTTTTGCCAGTTTCACCAGTCGAGACTCGACTTACGACCTAATTGTCAATATTTGGAAACTTGGTCACCCGACCCTGCAAAGCTCGCTAAACGGAGTGCAGCTCGAGGGCACTGGTGGTGACAAGACAGAAAAGGTTGACGCGAATAGTGCAGTGGTAGCAGATGTTGATGATGGTAGTTTGTCCGGCACCGATGAAGAGAGTGATTCTggcgatgacgacgacgttTACGACGAAGATGATGACGCAGAGGACTTGCAAGATGTCACGCAACTGTCAGAAGTCAACGCTGAACCCGAAGGTGGAAAGACCGTCTCTCGCAAGGTATCTGGTGCAGGTGCTAATGGCGCTGTCGCCGATGTCGTCAAGGAGGCTGTCGGTGCTGCTCCAGGCGGCAATGACTTCCCTGGTCCGGCCACTCATGCGCCAACCGATTGCGGAGACTCTGACACGCATTACGACAGGGTTGTCGGCGACGATGTCATTCCTGCGCCCTTGGGCAAGGTGTATAACTTGCTCTTCGGTCCAGCCTCGGTCACCTGGATGACAAAATGGCTCACTGTTGAGGCCAAGTGTACAGAGTTGACCATGGAGGACAAGAAGGGGCTGACTCTCGACAATAAGTCTCGGTATTTCACTTACATTAAGCCTCTCAATGGTGCCATCGGTCCGAAGCAGACAAAATGTCTTGTAACGGAGACCTTGGATCATCTTGATTTTGAGAAAGCCATCAACTTTAGCGTCACCACACAAACCCCAGATGTACCGAACGGCAACATTTTCAGCGTCAAGACAAAGTACTGTTTGACGTGGGCCGACAACAACTCTACCAGAGTGCAATCCAACTGCACTATTGAGTGGACGGGCAAGA GTCCTATCGAAAAGGGAGCCAATGATGGCCAGACCCAGTACTGCAAAGACCTCTTTGCTAGTCTGAAATCAGCTGTGTCTACTAAAGCCCGCGCTGGCGGTGCGGGAGCGGGCTCAGGCCCCAAgggcaagaagaagagcaagaAGAGCAAGGCGGCCGGCTCAACAACAGACGCCGAAGACGAGCAGGTTCGTCCAAGACATGTTCCCAAGACAAATTGGGGCCCATTGGAGCCTGTCCGCGGCATTCTCGAGCCAATTCTCGACATTGCCAAACCACTACTCACGGGCAACATGATGTATGGCCTCCTAGTTGGCCTTCTCGTTGCTACGTGGTTTGGCTTTGGCCTGCCTGGCAGACAAGCGTCTGGAGATATGCGCATGTATGGTTTTCCGGATCGTCTTGCGGCGTACGACGAGATGTGGAGGCGCGAAGAGAGTGAACTTTGGGAGTGGCTGGAGGAAAGAGTTGGGTTGGAGCGCTTGCACGAAGGCAGCTTGCCCATTCGGAAGCGAGCAATGGAGCCAAGTACTGTGGAGGAGAGGGTCAGAGAGGATCGTATGGATGAGCGTGAGATTGAAGAGGCAATCAAGGTGACGGAAGAGAAGCTTAAGGTGTTGAAGGGCGTCATGGACAAGAAGAAGCCAACATCCG TAAGAACGTTGAACCGACCATTTGACGATGGCGATAGATGCGAAACTGTGGCATGGTCAATCATCTTCA GCCAGTTTCTTGATCGGGATTCACGAGACAAAGGCTGTTTTATCTTTGCCTTATCTTTGAAAGGCAGGCACAGAGAACCGTTGCCTGCTCCTGAGCTTTGGAATACACCAAATAAGCGAGTAGGCAGTACCTACCCTAGAAGAGACGCGTCTTCTTGGCCTCTCTATGTTC AGAAACCGCGCTTCGTTCTCACATTACTATCGAACCGGACTGGAAGGCACGCCTCTATCCACCTCCCTCCTTTTGAGCAGCAGGTGCTTGCCTACCTCGATCTTGTTCTCTTCTGCCACTTCACAAACCTCGAAGACGCAGCTTGCCTCTATCGAACACGACAACATTACCCGTCTGCCTCCGCCAACTATCCAACATTGTCTCGAGTTTATTCTTCGTATCCTCATGTTTTTGTCTACTATTCCATCACCTTAATTCTCCACTACTCGAGGTCCTTGATATCGTAG